aataaaacaaactgtcatAGTTTGATGAAATAAGTTGTGGAACTATAGACTCGAGCCTCTTATAGAATCAAGTGCAGACTCTCCTAGCTTCTCTCCAGGTCACCCAGGTAGGAAGTCACCTGTGAAGACAACAAGAGGGAATATTCTGTGATAAGATTGTGATTTGCTTCACAGAACTGAGCTTATAGAATTAAAAACCAATTTTAACTTTACATTACTAAAAGGTTTGTTGTCATACTTTAACAGCACGGtgcagagaaaatgtaaaaactcaGACCgttattgtgactgactagcactAGCAAGTTCCCAACTTGCTAGCATGTTAGCCGTTAGCTTGCCTGCTACAGTATATCACCACCTATTTCATGCTCATGTCTTTCGCTGTGTCACAGGATAAGCTAGCTAAGACAGACAGCACATTGTAAGTTGTTGCATATTacttacacaaaacaaaacaaaaaataggcAGTGAATTTGTTTCATTCCAGACCCAGCAGCTCAACGTCAAAGATGAGGGTGGCGTTAGGAGGAATGATGCCCGGGTGGCCTTTGTTTCCATAAGCGTAGTCAGGTGAGCAGGTCAGCTTCGCCCTTTGACCAACACTCATCTGGAGACAGACGATACaaacacaggagagagaaggagacaaCAGGGGTCATGTGGAACAGCTAGTCTGCAACTTAAGATAATGCAATCTCTGCAGGCCCACTGGATAATAAAACCACAGGGGACAGTGAAAGTGAAGGAGAAAACATCTCTCTTACTAATAATGCTTCATTATTTCTTAACCTAACCCTCCAGTCTTTATTTCAGAATATTTTATGTTACAATCATCAAAAGCTTTTTAAATAGATGccttattaaatattaaagacTGATGTTCTAACCCACAAACACAGTATATAGAGAACATGAAGCCACAGGACCTGCACACAGGCAGCACCATTCACCAGCCACCTCATCTAAATGCTGCAGGGCTGAGTGTGTGAGATATAGAGCTGCGTCCGTGCTGTATTGGCCCACTGTTTGCAGTGTTAATGGAAGCCTTGGTCAGTGAAAACTCGATAATGGAACCATGTcaataaattaatgtatttcaGCAGAACTAACGAGCAGCAAAATGCCAAATGCTTTCTTGCAATCCCAattatttctgcctctgaaTCATGACTGTTGAAGCTGCTCACTTGCATGACGTTTTCCTAAAATCTGTCTGTTCCAGTGGcattaataaatacactgtaACATGTCAAGTATACCCTTCTCTGAGCGGATGAATGAGTGCAACCTGCAGACTTTGTAACAATTCACAAAGCTAACTTGAGACTGACTTAAATGAACGTGCATATCTTATATGTGCAGTATGCTTGCAGTTCTCCAGCCTACCTGCACTACACCCTCTTCCCAGCCTCGGATCACTTCCTGCTTGCCGATCTTGAACCTGAAAGGCTTGTCCCTATCACGAGATGAGTCAAACTTACGTCCGTCTGTCAGGGAGCCTGCGAACAGAGTCAGAAAGAAAGTGGAGCAGCTGCCAAAGCACAACCTGATTCTGTGGGTGAAAAAGTCAGCCATTACCTCTGAACATGCACAACATTACAGGATTTAGCACTAAGAGAATTGCTACTGCAGAACTTGTTTAAACATGTACACACGGGCTCTCTGCGCAGCAACATTCAGCatgaagaaactgtatttataacatttcataaaaacattggAAACAAATACATCTTCCAAGCTTGTCTGACATCCATGTTCCCTGCTCTGTGTATACTGAGAGCGCAAATGAAGGGATTCCAAGGATCTCAGAAATAGCCGCTGCAGCTGCCTGCAGGGTGGGTTTCACTGTGACAGTCAGGAAAACGCAAGCATCAATCCGCAGAACAGCATCCCCCCCCCAAGACTATTTACGCCAGCGCTATTACAGTTATTTGCACCAGCAaggcagtatgtgtgtgtgatggtttggtgtgatgtgtgtgtgtgtgtgtgtgtgtgggagaagAGGTAACATTGCGCATGTTGTTGGGCACATAAGGGGGCGGTTGGCAAGATGCAGCCTGTAATCCAGGCAGTGGTGTGGGTGTCCTGTCCTCTTCTGGACATCTAGATATCAGCCTAATGGAATTATCTGTAGGAGCTGGAAGGTCCTATCCAAGTATCAAAGCCACTGAGCATCGATACACTACACTTCCCATTTCACCACCAAACAACAGTGTTGACGATTTCTTCTTCTTATGGTGTAAAGTGCTTTGGTCAACTGCGGGTTGTTTTTAAAccgtgctacataaataaactgacttgacatgacattttcacacacCAACCATTTCCTGCAGAAAGAgccttccaaaaaaaaaaaaaaagtaaatccCAGCAAATCCAACTTTTGATCTTCACTTGGACGTCTAGATTTAAAAAGGCTTGTGTAATGGAATATCCTGTTTCATGTCTGATTTCAAGGCTGTTTTGTAGGCTGACAGGAAGGGAGACCACCCAGAGAGGAAATCCTGTAGTTTGTGTgatagaaacaaaacaaaacaaaaaaggctcATGcctaaaaagaaattaaaaaaaaaaatacttcactGTGCGAGGCCCAAATTGGGTCTTACTTCAAGTTACATAATATGGAAGCAAACAGGCTTGTATTACACAGTGAGTTATGTCTGTCTTACCAGGCAAGAGGACTGAGACCAGCTTTGCCAAACTAAGAACAGGTGCAGACAAATATACAGTCTAGCATGCTGGGAAGCAAAATCCATCTGAAATCCCATTTTGCTGCTGATGCtacatgtttcagtttttgtaatgtgtttaaatTGTTGTCTCTTTCGATACATTTCTAGCCATGCTGGCAGAGTGGCTctggcaatgtctgtctgtgtgtcggtcggtccaccactttagtccggacagaaatatctcaacaactacaaccagaggatgaatcctaatcactttggtgatcccctgacctttcctctagcgccatcatcaggctAAAATGTGTCTaatactttgctttatgactaaatacctgcaaaattaatgacattcccatctgcctcagctgtagtttgtgcttAAGGCTAATTAGGAAATGCTAttatgctaacacgctaaactaagatggtgaaaataGGGAAAAACTTTACCTGCTCAGCATAAgcattagcattgtcactgtgagcatgttagcatgctgctgttagcatgtagctcaaagcacagcagCCCATAGACcttatataaagatggacgacatgacagctccccaaaagtgaagccagaacatctcgatcgccccctggtggcgtGACTGATAAGttattaattagttatttgatggtataaaaagataaaaatcacgtcatgattgacagccgGCCGgctgtatgggcgggacctcgataccgagGCTCCACCcagatcactactgcgcagactctggctccaaatgacgtcacagaaaattaatcggcaaatGCTTtgataatttaaataatttctgaagcaaaaatggcaaaatttcTCCGGTTCCAGCTATTCTAAAATGTGTCCATTTTCTATCCTTGTACTGTGATGCTAACCTGAACTTTGGGTCTTTATAGTCTACGGTTTTGGGCTGtcggttggacaaaacaagacattcaaGAAGTCAACTTTGTCTCTGGGAAACTGTAATGGGCTTTGTCTTAATTTGGCATTCTATAGCCcgaatgattaattgattagccTAATCGAAACAATCTGTACATTAATCAATCAATGAAATTAATCAATAGTTGCAGCCCCATAATAGGCTACTGTATGTTGGTTCTATAGATATTAATAAGTGATACCATTCCTATAGGTGGTGTAGTGGGAATACTTCAAATATTGTGTGTCTCTGGAtaaaatattataggaataaTACAGTGAGTCTGCCATTATTGAAGTCGGCCAGACGGCTTTAATCCGCTCAACTAAACGCCACTAACCCCCAAACtccaacaaagacagaaaagcgCTGGAAATCAGACGGGATTTAAAACGCTGTCTGGGCCTCTGCGTGAACCCTACGGCGgcctcctgtttttttttttttgtgtgttttttttttaattattattaattctcCAGACAAGACACATTACCACATTATCCATTGGTCTTGATGAGACTGTAACGGACCGCTCGGCCCAAACCGGAGCGCGCATTATTCTGCGCAGTGATGAATCCGGTCCCCGGGAcacgccgccgccgccgccgccgccgcagCCGCCGCTCCTGCTACAGACATGATCACATCTTCAACACAATTGTGCTTCCAGGGAGCGAAAATGCGGTGAAGGGGTTAAATTTTCACGCAGCCCGGTCGGTGACTGACAGTCATGCTCTCTTTGCCCCACTGAGAAATCACTGCCTGGAAGGTTGGAGGGTAAAACGCGTCCGCTGCGCACAGTGCATCGCACTCCACAGCTTTTAGAAAAGTGCTCTAGTATCACTACAACCGTCTACCTGTGAGGATTTTCAGTTTTTGCCGCGATCCTTACAGCATTACCACGCTTGGCTATTTTTCACACGGGTGTAGGAGACAGTTGCCCACAGCCGTCACTCCATGGGTACAAATAACCAACTGGAGCCGCTAAATGTGCagaatgtgtgcatgcatgcatgcagagTAATAAGTTTCCTATTTAAAACTCACCAACATAATGCACCACACACGTCTGTCCTTTTTTGGGGAAAGTCCTTCCTGTGGAGAAACGAAAGAGGCGCTTAATATAACGGGCATGCTCCGCAATTAAAGGCGGTGTTTCTGCGGCTGTATTACACGCAAACAGACAAGTGCAAACATGCACTTAATAATTAGCACAACACGTTTCCTTTTCGTGCAGTCGCCTTACCGTCGCCCGGGGTTATAGTCTCGATTTCGACTCCCATTTCAGCCGTGTGTCCTGGAGCTGTCCGTGCACCCGGCAACACTCCcgcagtctgtctgtctgctcctcCGGCGGATGTctcagctgtctctctctctctctctctctctctctctctctctctgcagggagACCAGCGTCAACCGCCTTTATTATACAAGAACACTTCCGCCCACTTCCTCCAAAATAAAACCCGTACAGAGGGATACCAGCCGGACAGGACCGGCCCCCCTGGCGGCCATAGCGGAGGTCCACGATAACATGAAGCATTTAGATTACAATTAATGCattgaaatgattaaaaaaaataaaaatcacatgcGGCGAAAACAGCTGCAGTACTCTATAAAACCATcaaacaggctgtttttttattgaacaaTATCAACAGATATACACATTCAGCTAGTGCATGGTGCATTGAGTAGGCCAAAAGTGAAAAgttaatgaaatattaatcaaaaaacacaataagtaaaaggaaaataaataagttataATTGTTCAGGGGACTCACAAAAACAACTCTTCATTAGTCCTTACACGTTTTTTGTTTTCGGTTGCTTGTGCTGAGTCTTAAGGAGTTTATCAAAAACAGATTCATATAAGGGGAAGACTTTTGCTCTGTGTATGCCTACGTCAAATCTACCCATTAAGAGTATGAGATTTACAACCAAACACAAGAGGGTTAATGTTACATTAAGATTTAGTTATAATGTAACAGAACTCCCACTGTACCTAAAAATAAATTCTTTATCTTCTCTTAAAAGcttgtttgtgcattttgaaTCCGTTATTTTTATTCCACCAGCTTTTACACAGGgctctgttgtgtttacattttggcagcATGTATCATACTGAAATTAGtttgtataatataatataaagagctctgttctattcaagtgtcccagtaatccatgacagtgtgacagcgatgtacaataccaggaccctaaaactgaagcagctaaatggaattcagccatcattcatcatcattctTGCTGCATTTCTCAGCCTAATTCAAAACTTTGACATGGCATGGTCACCAGCTTACCACTTCTGGAGCCCTGATAGGAGTTGGGTgagaaaaatgcttttattttgaaagcacaTTAAGTACGTTTTTCTTGTATCCGTGACTAACTTGACATACGACAGGCAGTGTGATAACACtgtgcaaagtgtgtgtgtgatgatgtgtgtttttctgctctgaGGTCTATtccactgaataaaaaaaactctatTCTCACTGATTCTTGTGTCCCACCTCTGAACCATAttcataaaatattcaaaaatacagTGCACTGACTGTACTTCAGCCCATTCTGGAGAGCACTGCAGtgtaaaactaatgaaaagAGAGTGAGTGAAGCGAGCAGCCAGAGAGGGAAGTTGCAGTGAGAGATGGGGCTAATTTAGGTGAAGAGCTCTGAGTCAAAGCATCCTACTGTCCCGGCAGACACTCGGATACACGCTGCTCACATCTCCACAGCCAGTTTGCAACCATAGCAACACTTGCATCTCCCTTCCTGTTGAAACCATTATCAATAACAGCAAGTGCTTCTAATACCCACAGGGACAATTATAAGGTAGCAAGAAATTAACTCTGACATTATGAACCCTATTTATGAATCATATTCTAATCTATTCCAGCTGGCAGAGCAGTGGAATATACTCACTGTTTTAGCTCACGTTTCTTCGTGGCTCATTAAATTGCAGCTGGATAGTTTTCGGGGGTGTTATGCTGAGGTCACAAGAACAGATGATTGGCTCCAAGTGTATGGCCATGGAGTGGCCACATGGCCACAGGGATAgctcaaaatacaataaactgaaacaagGACTACAGATTActtttgtgttatattttgtgCCTGTAGTAATATCACATAGTTAATTACAACATTGGACACAAATACTGTCAGTGAAGTAATCttagaaacagacacagcacagTGAGTCACATTTAAAGCCTAAAACTCTGGAGAACTAGAATCAAAAGGAGGGCCAATAGCAACATGTCAGACCAAGACCTCCACATCTGACCAGCACTCAAAGGTTACATAAAGTTTGAAACACACTTGGTCGTCACATGCAGCTAACGTGCAAGTAAAGATGTGTTTTTCGTATTTACAGTAGGTGTAGTGAAGCACTCACATAACGTACatagtcctgcattgaaaatgttacttaagtaaaagtacataagtataaTTACAAAAATGTGCTTGAAGTATTAAAAGTGTACTTTTAATGTGTACTTAATGCagaaaatgtcccctgttaTACAAttatatatcattagattattattactcatgcattaatgtaaaagcaggattttactgttgtagtgtATATGGctctgcaactaatgattattttcattatggattaatcattgaatgtttttttaattaagaaaattGTGAGAAGCCCCGTCGCAATGACCCAGAGCGCAAAGtgacagataaatgtagtgcagtaaaaaagtacaatatttccatctgaaataGTAGTGGAGTAGACGTATAAAGTGGCACGaaaaggaaatactcaagtaaagtataagtaacaaacatgaaaaagttTATATCGTCCAATTCCCGACATGATGGATTAAGCATGAATACtaacaaatgtttgtgtgattCTTCCTAATGTTCACATTATAAACATGTAACAATTACAAAATGtgcatttcaaattattttggcTGGGCTATAAAAGAATTCTGCTGAGTTTCTGAAAGCGCTGCaatgaatatgaaaacagaaatgacaaattaatcTTATTCTAAATATACAAACTAGGACCAACTTTAGGACTGTTCTGAGGGCCATTTCTTTCTTCCAAGTTTTCCCTGGTTTCCatgaaaatgttgtgtgttgttggaATGTAACCCATCTGCTGCTAACAGCCTCTTGGCTGTGTCCTCTCTTCACTCGGTCTTACTTGAATTTCATGGCTCGACTGtacacatataaaaaaaaaaaaagatataccAAGGAATCAGGTTTCcacagaagaaaataaacatttctgaaatgtggCTACTGCCCAAAGTGATCTGATTAGTATAGTTCATGTAAATTCACTGAATAATGAAAAAGGTACACTGGCTGAAATACTGACACAAAGACATTTGGACAGAACTACAATAtcacatttagaaaacaatcCAAAAAGTTGACATTGTCACTAGAATTCATGTTTCTCACTTTATGAAAGTGATAAATATCCTTTTTCCCACCTATAATAAAAACACGAGACGTTGAGTTCTTTATACATCAACCATAAAATGGATTTATTTTACCAGAGGtccaaacatatttttgttgcCCCAGGATGCATAGAAGATGTCAGTGTGTCATAGGAATTCCACTTCCACTACTACAAGCCAGTGTTTACAATCTATATGTTCTTTTGCTCAACCATTGGTTTGATAAAGCCATGTGTAACTCTTTTTCATGTTACACAATATCAAAATGCCTCTGTCTAACTGGGACAATCCTACAATctgtgaaggaaaaaagaaagggggggggggggaaggcagtttaaaaaaataattccaTCTTCATTTGAACAAAAGGACAGGTGTGGTTCTGGAGGTGAATAAGGAAGTGTAAGGCTACTGGGTATAGGTtggtttggagaaaaaaaaaaaaaccctcagtgTTTTGTTACATCATTACACTTCTCTCTCCAAGACAAATATGTGGAGAGAAATGGAAACTTGTACAAAACCACACTATCAACATGTACTTTTACCTTAATTAGACTAGTATTCCTTATGTGGTTCTGGTTTGTGCTGttgagacagaaacaaactaGGAGTCTGCCGCTGCATGAATCTGGTGAGGCCCCAGCACCTAATAGTAAACATAGCTGAAGGGCCAATGGAAGGTTAATGGAAGAGGAAAAGTAGGGAGCAAGTTAATGGAAGTGGTGTAGTGGACACCTCTGCAACCAAACTGCTCTTCAGAAAAGCggactgttactgtgtgtgtgtgtgtgtttttgggttAAACCATCTACTGCTGTCAGGTAAACACATCTCCATCAAAACCACAATTCAACAGCATCTGTAGGCCTTCCAACGGCTCTTAAATTAACTCCATTCTGGAAGATTTTTAGTTTCCCCCTCATTACCACCCATCACAGACCACAGGAGGGGGGTGGGTATTAAGAATGAGGGTAAGAGTGGGGATCTGGGGAGCAGAATGTCATGTTTCactttagaaaaacaaaaatcagaaaTTAGAAGTCCATACATAAGTCTGTTTTCTCCTCCCTCAGAAGGGGCAGCAAGTTTCACAAGGCTGCAGTTACTCAGCCACACCACCAGGGGAGTTGCTCTGTCGCCCCCTCACTTTAGCAGCTGGACGATGACAGCGTTGAGGAGGTTGGCCTGCTGCAGCGTCTGGCTGTCGTCCGACAGCTCCTTGTTGGGGAACGTGGTCATGAGAACAAACTCTCTGGCAGCCATGGTGGGCCGGGCCGCCACCACAAATTGGCGCAGGTCAGACACCCTGAGGGATACAACAAGACATCATGACAGGAAATATGGGTTTCAattatgtttgtgtgacagGATAAAATGTGGTCACCCATAGCTgatccaaacaacaacaacaacaactacctGGGGATTGATGTTTTCCACCTTCCTCAATCATTGACATAGCTACATATATATGCTGAAACTATTAGTGCATTATCTGTTTGACGAATCAACagcaaaaatgtatcaaatgtaaTTGGTTATAGCTCCCAAAATGCTAAgaaatgaatgtttttctgttttaggtCATGTAGCGGCTGATTAGAACAGGGGTCTTCAAAGTATTTATGTTAATGtcaaaaaatacattgataGTGCAACACGAAAAAAGTTAATGTTTGTTTCCActcctattattattctgtCGTCTTTCTTCATTTTGGGGATAATCATGTTCTAAGTTTTGGAACTTCTTTTAATGCTTTGGGTATGTAAACAGAAGGTAgattgtataaatatatgtaaagcataatgttgccatggagtcagtttGTTGTGGGCAACAACTTGAGTTTTTAGTctgtatttgtttgcattttggcCAACTGGCACCATCAAAcgtatgccgaattagctattagcagttcctgtttgcaatgtactgACATACAGACAACTATTCCTGGATTATTCTGATATTGAAGATTACTTAAAAACATGAtaattctcaggcaagttctggagttatcaGGAGCATTTTCCCCCCTATGTTTTctaaacagatttatggactTTTATTTGCGATGGACATCGAATATAATGATATCCTCAGACATCACCTTTTCACCTTTTATGAAAGAGCAAGAGGACCTACAGTGTTAACTTTGTTACACACGCAACAAttcaatattataataattgtattttttaccaCAGTTGTACCAGCTCCCACAGCCTGCACCACAAACATGGCTGATAGATTTCTGGTAGTATTGGGAAATATTAACAAAGCTAAATATTgtgacttttttaaaataatacctcagtttttatataataatgtgACAATATTTGGAAATTAGTATTGGTGATTTATTGGTTGTAgtgtcaaacaaaaaaatcgaAAAGCATGTAGTATGAAGTATTAATACTGAGGAGGTAATAATACAGATATTAATTCCCACAGTTCTAACTTGGTCTTGGTTAGTAAGGCTCTGTTTCCTCTGACTCTCTCTATGATCCCTTATAAATAGCTGATCCCACTATGGGGCTGTTGCTGAACTTGCTGGAGTTTAAAAACGCAGCTGCCTGCTAAGTTGGACCTGACTGTCAAAACAAGAACAGGTTCAGCTGAACTGCAGCTAAACTGGATCGATTATGAAAATACTTTATAACGTCCGCCCACACAGGTGATTCAGAGGAACACCATGTAATAGTGCTGTGCGCTCACTAAATGAAATTAAGGAAATTGGTTTCAGATTCCAGCTTTGTGATTTCCTGTTCAGCAACCTCACTAACTGCTGAGTCGTGAGTTCAGAAATAGTCGCACTTTTGATtttcaataaatacataaatttaaaaatcgtagaaaaggtttcagtcgtagtcatctggacactgttttcagaatcaagacgtttcggctcccatccggaagtcattctcaattgtgaataaatttaaaatttaaaaaaaattaatataaatcatattgtaaaacattttgtccCTACAATAAGAACTCTGTCTCTTTACACTCTACTGCAGTATCTGTAAACTATATTGGTAAATGTTCACAAGCATAGGTTAAGTGAAATTTTCatatttagttagttagttacatttctctgcatttgcaatcaaacaaacagctaACCAATCACCTGTGGGTATGGTTGAACCTTTGGATCAGCCTGCTGCCGTCGGCCAGCCGGATCTGAATGTTAGTGACGGGCTGGGAGGGGTCGAGGCTTACAGAGGCGCTGGCTTGGGCCTCGTTGGCAGCCTGGTCCTGCTGGGAGGTGTCTGGAGCTGAAACCAACTCTGGGGTGGCActagagaggggaggaggaggagggtggaggagaaTTTATTCAGACTTCATACTTTGTCAATCTGTGGTCATAATGAAGAATACGTTAGCTGAGGCAATATGTTATATTCAGAATAGGAATGTTAAACTGCGCTTTTGCATTTTTCTGGGGTGAAAAGTACAAGAGTAAAGCTGGCACTTTCCATGCATCTTCATTGTCTAATCATGATTTATCTCATGTACTCCTCTGCCAGCAGCAAAACTCTTTTCCGGCTCCAgcctgattttctttttgtttccatttcagccaTTTCCTATTACTTCatccccattttttttttttgttgtcaatgTAATTGCTACTGGAGATATTAAAGATTGCAGAATAATACATCACTGAAACAGAGAAGCAGCAGGAAATGGAAGAATGGATTTACCAATTATAAATGattcattcaattaaattcatttaCTTTTATGCTAACACTGACACTTGCCCATTATAAGACG
This sequence is a window from Siniperca chuatsi isolate FFG_IHB_CAS linkage group LG10, ASM2008510v1, whole genome shotgun sequence. Protein-coding genes within it:
- the fkbp1ab gene encoding FKBP prolyl isomerase 1Ab; this translates as MGVEIETITPGDGRTFPKKGQTCVVHYVGSLTDGRKFDSSRDRDKPFRFKIGKQEVIRGWEEGVVQMSVGQRAKLTCSPDYAYGNKGHPGIIPPNATLIFDVELLGLE